A region of the Candidatus Dormiibacterota bacterium genome:
CGCGAAGAGCAGGGTTAGCCCGAAGGCCAGGTGCTCGCGTGGGTCACGAAGCGATGCCGGGCCGGTGAAGAGGGGGCTGCGCACGCTGCGTTCTCGGCCGTTGGTTCCGGCGTTTCCTTCTGAAAACGGTCGGGAGTGCCGTTGGCGAGCTTCACGCCGCGACCGCCGTTGCGCTTTACCGCATACATCTCGCGATCGGCTCGATCGATGAGGTCGCTCGGCGTATTCGCGCAGCGCGGAAACGTGGCGACGCCAATGCTTGCGCTAATGGCGATCCGATGCCCGTCGATCGTGAACGGTTGGTCGAAGCTATGCAAGATTTTCCGTGCGGCATCGAGTGCGGCT
Encoded here:
- a CDS encoding diguanylate cyclase, which gives rise to AALDAARKILHSFDQPFTIDGHRIAISASIGVATFPRCANTPSDLIDRADREMYAVKRNGGRGVKLANGTPDRFQKETPEPTAENAACAAPSSPARHRFVTHASTWPSG